The following are encoded together in the Oceanobacillus zhaokaii genome:
- a CDS encoding YheC/YheD family protein → MDKEYYHKIISLYEQNQKIKDLLDQEIEQIESLLRLEKLDDQSRENFIVLQKSMEKLKENKSDLDGLYNSLNQKSRVNFGILYPSKDENLYVYLLQKFKELSKFYDEEIILFTMEDLDLKKMTVKGTVISGSKLKQRLVAIPPFIYNITFHSKRLSINRMKQLRKLGICKTINPINTFNQTMILDILSSLPEIGPFIRSYSLFSPSSLERYFEENDFILIIPENEISRSSIIHVSKSGNEDEPIFHIVHNGIRIECSCESIFKELKKRMKGQNYLIMKGIPTLLWMNTPLEIRVYLQKTIHGKWEITDMIGKSEFLSTETYKKNICEQLPWILKKVIPEKSPDILNNLTYVSIKAGSYLDYFIPNLGSLAIDFLLDHKGNPNLFYIKGWENKNFLREANKDSWDTFIQNSFHYLFFLYQNSRMDTDANDMD, encoded by the coding sequence ATGGATAAAGAATATTATCATAAAATCATATCTCTATATGAACAAAATCAAAAAATTAAAGATTTATTAGATCAGGAGATTGAGCAAATTGAATCTTTATTAAGGCTAGAAAAGCTTGATGACCAGTCAAGAGAAAACTTCATTGTTCTTCAAAAATCAATGGAGAAGCTAAAAGAAAATAAAAGCGATCTGGATGGCTTATACAACAGTTTGAATCAAAAGTCTAGAGTTAATTTTGGGATTCTATATCCTTCCAAAGATGAAAATCTATATGTTTACCTGCTTCAAAAATTTAAAGAATTATCCAAGTTTTATGATGAGGAAATTATCTTATTCACCATGGAAGATCTTGACCTTAAAAAAATGACTGTAAAAGGTACCGTTATTTCTGGTTCAAAACTAAAACAGCGCTTAGTTGCAATTCCCCCATTTATTTATAATATAACTTTCCATTCCAAGAGATTAAGTATAAATAGAATGAAGCAGCTTCGTAAACTAGGGATATGCAAAACAATCAATCCAATAAACACGTTTAACCAAACAATGATTCTTGACATTCTATCCTCTTTACCTGAAATAGGACCTTTCATTCGATCTTATAGCCTTTTCTCACCGTCATCATTAGAAAGATATTTTGAAGAAAATGATTTCATTTTAATAATTCCGGAGAATGAAATAAGTCGCAGTTCTATTATCCATGTTTCCAAATCCGGAAATGAAGATGAACCAATATTTCATATTGTCCATAATGGAATAAGGATTGAATGTTCCTGCGAAAGTATATTTAAAGAATTAAAGAAAAGGATGAAGGGACAGAATTATCTAATCATGAAAGGAATACCTACACTGTTATGGATGAACACCCCTTTAGAGATACGTGTATATTTACAAAAAACGATACATGGTAAATGGGAAATAACAGATATGATTGGAAAAAGTGAATTCCTTTCTACAGAAACATACAAAAAAAACATCTGTGAACAACTGCCTTGGATATTAAAAAAAGTAATTCCAGAGAAATCCCCTGATATTTTAAATAATTTAACGTATGTAAGTATAAAAGCAGGAAGCTATCTAGATTATTTCATTCCGAATTTAGGTAGTTTGGCGATTGATTTTTTACTTGATCATAAAGGAAACCCTAACTTATTCTATATAAAAGGATGGGAAAATAAGAACTTTTTAAGAGAAGCAAATAAAGACAGCTGGGACACATTTATTCAAAATAGCTTTCATTATTTATTTTTTTTGTATCAAAATAGTCGAATGGATACAGATGCAAATGACATGGATTAA
- a CDS encoding redoxin domain-containing protein: MKRAIIIIVLVGMFGWAIYDLVSQSKSNDISNLSGDERIENNVGLSIGNFAPNFRLQTLKGESVQLSDYHGSRVILNFWNTWCEPCRTEMPDLEKFYQDKDVVVLAVNLVNTEPSKQKIRDFVKDLDLQFPVLLDEGNDVGLIYEIHQIPTSFMIDSNGIIQYKALGVLNYELIDQEFEKMD, translated from the coding sequence ATGAAAAGGGCGATTATTATCATTGTTCTCGTTGGGATGTTTGGTTGGGCAATATACGATTTAGTTTCTCAATCAAAATCTAACGATATATCAAATTTAAGCGGGGATGAGAGAATCGAAAATAATGTAGGATTAAGTATAGGAAACTTTGCACCTAATTTTAGACTTCAAACGTTAAAAGGAGAAAGCGTGCAGTTATCGGATTATCATGGCAGTCGAGTTATATTGAACTTCTGGAACACATGGTGTGAACCTTGTCGTACTGAAATGCCAGATTTAGAAAAATTTTATCAAGATAAGGACGTTGTGGTGTTGGCAGTGAATTTAGTGAATACAGAACCAAGCAAACAGAAAATACGGGATTTTGTAAAAGATCTTGATTTACAATTCCCTGTACTACTAGATGAGGGAAACGATGTGGGTCTTATTTATGAAATACATCAAATTCCAACTTCATTTATGATTGATTCAAATGGAATAATTCAATACAAGGCTCTTGGAGTGTTAAATTATGAACTGATAGACCAAGAGTTTGAGAAAATGGATTAG
- a CDS encoding FixH family protein, whose product MSKIFKTLIFILLLAMTSSCQNTDTSTNFGEPPHLSVDFVVPDSANTGDTIELIATVTYNGKIVNDADKITFEMWQEGRKEDSTMIESVNNGDGSYTAEMTFQQDGIYNIYAHVTAKDLHSMPQKSITVGKSVNDESENEEVSKDHNHEASNEKFSMHFTNPGEVNLTEMTKIMVHLQMNEKPLEKAMVRYEIWNYAISDTHYWIDAEELIPGEYTINYEFPKAGTYTIQVHVENNHGLHEHDTFKLKVN is encoded by the coding sequence ATGTCTAAAATATTTAAGACGTTAATATTCATTCTATTATTAGCTATGACTTCTTCTTGTCAAAATACCGACACAAGTACAAACTTTGGAGAACCCCCCCATCTTTCAGTAGACTTTGTAGTTCCTGACTCGGCCAATACTGGGGACACTATAGAATTAATTGCTACCGTTACCTATAATGGGAAAATTGTAAATGATGCCGATAAAATCACTTTTGAAATGTGGCAAGAGGGAAGAAAAGAAGATAGTACTATGATTGAATCAGTTAATAATGGAGATGGGTCGTATACAGCAGAAATGACATTCCAACAGGATGGAATTTATAATATATATGCCCATGTTACCGCAAAAGATTTGCATAGCATGCCACAGAAATCCATCACGGTTGGTAAAAGTGTGAATGATGAATCGGAAAATGAAGAAGTTTCAAAGGATCATAATCACGAAGCTAGTAATGAGAAGTTTTCTATGCATTTCACGAATCCTGGTGAAGTTAATTTAACAGAAATGACGAAAATCATGGTTCACTTACAAATGAATGAGAAACCTTTGGAAAAAGCAATGGTTCGTTATGAAATTTGGAATTACGCTATTTCAGATACACATTACTGGATAGATGCTGAGGAATTAATACCCGGTGAATATACAATCAATTACGAATTTCCGAAGGCTGGCACTTATACTATACAAGTTCATGTAGAAAATAATCATGGGCTCCATGAACATGATACGTTCAAATTAAAAGTAAACTGA
- a CDS encoding cytochrome c biogenesis CcdA family protein, which yields MNASDITLWIALFAGSLTFLSPCTLPIFPAYLSYITGMSLKEIQYQRDIKVRRKLLLHSIFFLLGVSMIFLSLGFGATLLGQWVQGLLSGALGIFFQRIAGIFIIVMGLFVAGWLPLTWFMKERRFNFGKKRAGYVGTFIVGMGFAAGWTPCIGPIFASILVIAGSNSTQGIFYTIMYVVGFAIPFIVLSFFLGSAKWLVRYSQKIMKAGGSIMILTGIFLYTGQLTRLSIFLFQLIQDSWLSNIG from the coding sequence ATGAATGCCTCAGATATTACGCTATGGATTGCTTTATTTGCTGGCTCTTTAACTTTTCTTTCCCCTTGTACATTACCGATATTTCCAGCTTATCTTTCGTATATAACTGGTATGAGTTTAAAAGAAATTCAATATCAACGGGATATAAAAGTTCGTCGTAAATTACTGCTCCATTCTATTTTTTTCTTGCTGGGCGTTTCTATGATTTTTCTTAGTTTAGGATTTGGTGCTACATTGCTAGGGCAATGGGTTCAAGGATTGTTATCAGGTGCTTTAGGAATTTTTTTTCAAAGAATTGCAGGGATTTTTATTATTGTTATGGGGTTGTTTGTAGCTGGATGGCTACCTTTGACTTGGTTTATGAAAGAAAGACGGTTTAATTTTGGTAAAAAACGAGCGGGCTATGTAGGCACTTTTATTGTTGGAATGGGTTTTGCAGCTGGTTGGACCCCCTGTATAGGACCGATTTTTGCTTCTATCTTGGTGATAGCAGGAAGTAATTCAACACAAGGAATTTTTTATACGATTATGTACGTAGTTGGTTTTGCAATCCCATTTATTGTACTATCCTTTTTCCTAGGTTCCGCAAAATGGCTTGTACGCTATAGTCAAAAGATTATGAAAGCAGGCGGGAGTATTATGATTTTAACGGGAATCTTCTTGTATACAGGTCAACTAACGCGTTTATCTATTTTCTTGTTTCAACTCATACAGGATAGTTGGCTGTCTAATATTGGATAG
- a CDS encoding YheC/YheD family protein, whose translation MVLISFIKTNNNKLYISKSIEKQFLQTNNEVTIQFGHWKHQAFIEVDDQLPENTIAMPKYWFNGYNIPTELPYEMVVKKDTILIGPVIAFIFRRWKSSLTLAVLEKCKNRFKGYDNINGLIYVCAGDGINLVNQTVEGYAYNPYASNKNERWKYGVFPLPGAIFKRRSIPREVLKGLEEKIGRKVFNSHAFNKWQLYKSALKYEVIKYFPQTKRLTSSNVLNEMLESFPVVYLKPRGSFKGKGIYTVQKQGQKIIFTTRSQEKIVYDSIESTEAILKRYIPSKRYLIQQGIEATYKEDQHVDFRLFLQKNSKKEWNCQGFVGRFGKKKSIITNSKFLDFLMQGREALKELLAISEKEAMKLEVEMIQAAIATCKVIDQELGHYGDVAIDMIIDQDRNIWILEVNNHFYGYRKHLEVESKEANQRVRQTPFEYAKALCGFPMPDKKG comes from the coding sequence ATGGTTCTGATATCTTTTATTAAAACAAACAACAATAAATTATATATTTCTAAAAGCATTGAAAAACAATTTTTGCAAACGAATAATGAAGTAACGATACAATTTGGACATTGGAAGCATCAGGCTTTTATTGAAGTGGATGATCAATTGCCTGAAAACACAATTGCAATGCCGAAATATTGGTTTAATGGGTACAACATCCCGACAGAACTTCCATATGAAATGGTTGTGAAAAAGGATACCATTTTAATCGGTCCTGTTATAGCTTTTATCTTTAGACGTTGGAAGAGTAGCTTAACATTAGCGGTACTTGAAAAATGTAAGAACCGATTTAAAGGCTATGATAATATTAATGGGCTCATTTATGTTTGTGCAGGAGATGGGATCAACCTTGTAAATCAAACAGTTGAAGGCTATGCTTATAATCCATACGCAAGCAATAAAAATGAACGATGGAAATATGGTGTCTTTCCTTTACCAGGAGCAATCTTCAAAAGGAGATCCATTCCCCGAGAAGTGCTGAAAGGACTTGAGGAGAAGATAGGCAGAAAGGTCTTTAATTCCCATGCTTTTAACAAATGGCAGCTGTATAAAAGTGCCTTAAAATATGAAGTTATCAAGTATTTTCCACAAACGAAAAGACTGACGAGTAGTAATGTGCTAAATGAAATGCTTGAAAGTTTTCCTGTAGTTTATTTAAAGCCACGCGGTTCTTTTAAGGGCAAGGGGATCTATACGGTCCAAAAGCAGGGTCAAAAAATTATTTTCACAACGAGATCTCAAGAGAAAATTGTATATGACAGTATAGAAAGTACGGAAGCCATTTTGAAACGATACATCCCTAGTAAACGTTATCTTATTCAGCAAGGGATAGAAGCAACATATAAAGAAGATCAGCATGTAGATTTCCGTTTATTTTTACAAAAAAACAGTAAAAAAGAATGGAACTGTCAAGGTTTTGTTGGTCGTTTTGGGAAGAAGAAGAGCATTATTACTAATTCCAAATTTCTCGATTTTTTAATGCAGGGACGAGAGGCATTGAAAGAATTACTTGCTATTTCAGAGAAAGAAGCAATGAAATTAGAAGTGGAAATGATCCAAGCTGCAATCGCGACCTGTAAGGTAATCGATCAAGAACTTGGTCATTATGGGGATGTAGCAATCGATATGATTATTGATCAAGATAGAAACATATGGATATTAGAGGTAAATAATCATTTTTATGGGTATCGAAAACATTTAGAAGTAGAAAGTAAAGAGGCTAATCAGCGTGTTAGACAAACGCCATTTGAATATGCAAAGGCACTTTGTGGATTTCCAATGCCAGATAAGAAAGGATAG
- a CDS encoding YheC/YheD family protein, whose amino-acid sequence MTWINIQQAENNSEKNIIFMPSFLSDGLSSNVQLSFGQRRIKAIVKTTTSQSIEVNDYSNPMQIYLSANLLNELLVQTEITYQLKIHDNECTIGPIIGLHLGEQQYYYHNRHMKQYIDSMHDYQSIGGLIIAFKDGSIDETENCVYGLYYHDRKKQWRYGKFPLPSVIFRRAYKTTQDLADRLYKKTNGNLFNSISLTKWDVYLKIREYQTFKEFLPETAKVINGQDVKKFLRKHSEIILKPADLSRARGICIIKTVSTETFLLFDYSNGVLLKTIVDNIKLQEFLRSGNFLNGNYIAQPYINLAKINNSPWDIRVVMQKNRKKQWQCNGIECRLAGKEHLITNISRGGSALSIREATSLSFGEQFTTVIKAKVKDAAFEFCRIMEQTNEHFAEFGLDLAFDTNQKLWFIEANTRPSFKGFKTMDLNNYYHISTAPIHYAASLAGF is encoded by the coding sequence ATGACATGGATTAACATTCAGCAGGCCGAAAACAATTCTGAAAAGAATATAATATTTATGCCTTCTTTTCTTTCTGACGGGTTATCTTCTAACGTACAACTTTCTTTTGGACAGAGAAGAATAAAAGCAATTGTGAAGACTACAACGTCACAATCCATCGAAGTAAATGATTACTCAAATCCTATGCAAATCTATTTGTCAGCAAATTTATTGAATGAATTACTCGTGCAAACTGAAATAACATATCAACTAAAGATTCATGATAATGAATGTACCATCGGTCCTATTATCGGACTGCATCTTGGTGAACAGCAATACTATTATCATAATAGACATATGAAACAATATATAGATTCCATGCATGACTATCAAAGTATAGGCGGTTTAATAATTGCATTTAAAGATGGTTCCATTGATGAGACTGAAAATTGCGTTTATGGTCTTTACTATCATGATAGGAAGAAGCAATGGCGATATGGTAAATTTCCTTTACCATCAGTCATATTTAGACGCGCATATAAAACAACACAAGATTTAGCGGATAGATTATACAAAAAAACGAATGGAAATTTATTTAATTCAATTAGTCTTACAAAATGGGATGTTTACTTAAAAATAAGGGAATATCAAACCTTTAAGGAATTTTTACCAGAAACAGCAAAAGTAATTAATGGTCAAGATGTAAAGAAGTTTTTAAGAAAACATTCGGAAATAATATTAAAACCAGCAGATTTATCCAGAGCGCGAGGAATTTGTATTATTAAAACTGTTTCGACCGAGACATTTCTATTATTCGATTACAGTAATGGTGTTTTATTAAAAACGATTGTAGACAATATTAAACTACAAGAATTTCTAAGATCAGGTAATTTTTTAAATGGTAATTACATTGCTCAGCCTTATATTAATTTGGCAAAAATAAATAATTCCCCTTGGGATATACGAGTCGTTATGCAAAAGAATAGGAAGAAACAATGGCAATGTAATGGTATTGAGTGCCGTCTAGCTGGAAAAGAACATCTAATCACAAATATCTCCCGTGGTGGCAGTGCATTATCAATCAGAGAGGCTACATCATTAAGCTTTGGAGAACAATTTACCACTGTAATCAAAGCGAAAGTAAAAGATGCAGCATTTGAATTCTGCAGGATTATGGAACAGACGAATGAACACTTTGCAGAATTTGGACTCGATCTCGCTTTCGATACGAATCAAAAATTATGGTTTATTGAAGCAAATACAAGGCCTTCATTTAAAGGATTTAAGACAATGGATCTGAATAACTACTATCATATCTCCACTGCACCAATTCATTATGCAGCTTCACTGGCGGGCTTTTAA